The Chryseobacterium nakagawai genome has a segment encoding these proteins:
- a CDS encoding helix-turn-helix domain-containing protein encodes METVGQIIRAKRENLGLLIRQVASYLDIDQAILSKIERNERKPTKDNILKLAEILKLDKEYLLVQFISEKIANEIADEDCASKVLQVAEQKVKYLKSNLVKN; translated from the coding sequence ATGGAAACAGTTGGACAAATAATAAGAGCAAAACGAGAAAATTTAGGCTTGCTAATTCGACAAGTAGCATCATACTTAGATATTGACCAAGCGATTTTGAGCAAAATTGAGCGTAACGAACGTAAACCGACTAAAGATAATATCTTAAAACTTGCGGAAATTCTAAAATTGGACAAAGAATATTTGTTAGTTCAATTTATTAGCGAAAAGATCGCCAATGAAATTGCAGATGAAGATTGTGCAAGCAAAGTTTTACAAGTTGCAGAACAAAAAGTGAAATACCTTAAGTCTAACCTTGTAAAAAATTAA